In Helicobacter bilis, a genomic segment contains:
- the kdsB gene encoding 3-deoxy-manno-octulosonate cytidylyltransferase produces the protein MIIIPARLASSRFPNKILCDIGGVPMFIKSAQNAQAIDEVVLALDSTETYNIAKQYKIKAVLTHPDIPNGSLRVLEAARILGLNDDCMIINLQADEPFLEHHVIQALKDCMQPDIFMATCAKGITAEQAQNPNLVKVITNHLQHAIYFSRTAIPFCRDRNESIPINYLGHLGLYGFFKATLEEYANLPETKLEQIEKLEQLRAIYYNKPIKIAHVESESIGIDTEEDLENARNKYGF, from the coding sequence ATGATTATTATTCCAGCACGACTTGCCAGCTCAAGGTTTCCAAATAAGATTTTATGTGATATAGGCGGTGTGCCCATGTTTATTAAAAGCGCACAAAACGCACAAGCAATCGATGAAGTCGTCCTAGCCCTAGATTCCACTGAAACATACAATATCGCAAAGCAGTATAAGATAAAGGCAGTCCTAACTCACCCAGACATTCCAAATGGCAGTCTCCGTGTGCTTGAAGCTGCTAGAATCTTAGGGCTAAATGATGATTGCATGATTATAAATCTACAAGCAGATGAGCCATTTTTAGAACACCATGTGATACAAGCGTTAAAAGATTGTATGCAGCCTGACATTTTTATGGCAACTTGTGCGAAGGGCATAACGGCCGAGCAAGCACAAAATCCGAATCTAGTAAAAGTGATAACCAATCACTTACAACATGCTATATATTTCTCTCGCACAGCGATACCATTTTGCAGAGATCGCAATGAATCTATACCTATAAATTATCTAGGGCATTTAGGCTTATATGGATTCTTTAAAGCAACACTTGAAGAATACGCAAATTTGCCAGAAACAAAGCTAGAACAAATTGAAAAGCTAGAACAACTCCGTGCAATTTACTACAACAAACCCATTAAAATTGCGCATGTAGAGAGTGAAAGCATAGGCATTGACACAGAAGAAGATTTGGAAAATGCAAGAAATAAGTATGGGTTTTAA
- the serA gene encoding phosphoglycerate dehydrogenase, with protein sequence MKKHIIVCDHIHDEGLKILSTQDDISMENLAHLPKDELLTHLHKADVLITRSSTGVNGRLLESAYKDSKKLKAIVRAGVGVDNVDIDACSYRGVVVMNVPTANTIAAVELTMTHLLSAIRRFPSAHTQLKVERKWKREDWYGIELKDKKLGVIGFGNIGSRVGIRAKAFDMQVIAYDPYINPNKALDLGIEYTTNFDDILACDIITIHTPKNKQTTNMITSKEIAKMKDGVILINCARGGLYNENDLYEGLKSKKIAWAGLDVFDSEPATNNKLLDLDNIYVTPHIGANTLESQEKIAIEAAHAAISAARGSAFPNALNLPTKTQDMPDSIIAYLELTQKLAYFAAQAIDGAISALHVYINGVELEKYKDAFLTFGLVGALKPSLDDKINYVNAPFVATERGVQSSVEVKHNAGPYKNLVKITLNTAKESMSVSGTIYDGHIVRFNNINGFGMDLEPNGNMILVRNTDVPGVIGSIGHTIAKHKVNIADFRLGRKTDSSERNALALILVDSAVSTQLLDDLKAIPECLSVRNVLM encoded by the coding sequence ATGAAAAAACATATTATAGTATGCGATCATATCCATGATGAAGGTTTAAAGATTCTAAGCACACAAGATGATATTTCTATGGAGAATCTAGCACATTTACCAAAAGATGAGCTACTCACTCATTTACATAAAGCCGATGTGCTTATCACTAGAAGCTCAACTGGAGTTAATGGAAGGCTTTTGGAATCTGCATATAAAGATTCTAAAAAGCTGAAAGCTATCGTGCGTGCTGGCGTGGGTGTGGATAATGTCGATATTGATGCGTGTTCTTATAGAGGTGTTGTGGTTATGAATGTGCCTACTGCAAATACGATTGCTGCAGTAGAGCTGACAATGACTCATCTTTTAAGTGCTATCCGCAGATTCCCAAGCGCACATACACAGCTTAAAGTTGAGCGTAAATGGAAGAGAGAAGATTGGTATGGTATTGAGCTAAAGGATAAAAAGCTTGGTGTGATTGGCTTTGGCAATATCGGTAGCCGTGTTGGAATCCGTGCAAAAGCCTTTGACATGCAAGTAATCGCCTATGATCCATACATTAATCCAAATAAAGCTCTCGATTTAGGTATAGAATATACAACGAATTTTGATGACATTCTAGCCTGTGATATTATCACTATCCATACGCCAAAGAATAAGCAAACTACAAATATGATCACAAGTAAAGAAATCGCAAAAATGAAAGATGGCGTGATACTCATCAATTGTGCGCGTGGTGGCTTGTATAATGAAAATGACCTTTATGAGGGATTAAAATCAAAAAAAATCGCATGGGCTGGACTTGATGTATTTGATTCTGAACCTGCTACAAATAACAAACTTTTAGATTTAGACAATATTTATGTAACGCCACACATTGGAGCAAATACGCTTGAAAGTCAAGAAAAAATAGCAATAGAAGCTGCACATGCCGCCATTTCAGCAGCAAGAGGATCAGCCTTTCCAAATGCACTCAATCTCCCAACCAAAACGCAGGATATGCCAGATTCTATCATCGCATATCTTGAGCTTACACAAAAGCTTGCCTATTTTGCCGCACAAGCAATTGATGGGGCAATCAGTGCATTGCATGTGTATATTAATGGCGTTGAGCTTGAGAAATACAAAGACGCATTTTTAACATTTGGACTTGTTGGAGCATTAAAGCCTTCCCTTGATGATAAAATCAATTATGTAAATGCCCCATTTGTTGCGACTGAAAGGGGCGTGCAAAGCAGTGTAGAAGTCAAACATAATGCAGGACCTTATAAGAATCTTGTAAAAATTACTCTCAATACTGCTAAAGAAAGCATGAGTGTAAGCGGCACAATCTATGATGGACATATTGTGAGATTCAATAATATTAATGGTTTTGGCATGGATTTAGAGCCCAATGGCAATATGATTCTTGTGCGAAATACAGATGTCCCGGGCGTTATAGGTAGCATAGGACATACAATCGCAAAGCATAAGGTAAATATTGCGGACTTTAGACTCGGCAGAAAAACAGATTCTAGTGAAAGAAATGCATTAGCTTTAATACTTGTTGATAGTGCGGTATCTACCCAGCTATTAGATGATTTAAAAGCCATACCAGAATGCTTAAGTGTGCGTAATGTGCTTATGTGA
- a CDS encoding 30S ribosomal protein S1: MSPEKIDEMFPNEGEDFATMLSRSEQSEDNVLREGKIVKIDDESVMIDVQDKKEGRMSIDEIKDSNGNLLFKQGDSILVHVSKKGGLRVSYKKAIKYEKVVNEIKALGTDYKDKVVEGVIRGKNKGGYIVESANGVEYFMPRHYSALSRDKDDSKVVGKPIKACIVDIRPNGNSIVISRKRYLDTHTAAQKENAKKILDSGLAYEGVVKNVTKFGLFVEIGSVDGLVHFTEISHRGPVNPEKHYKVGDKVQVKPLEYNEEKNRLSLSIRALFDDPWKEIKDEIKVGYVIRVTVSNIEDYGAFVDLGNDVEGFLHISEMSWDKNIKQPSDCLKVGEEINVEVIEIDPDNRRLRVSLKKLQDKPFVRFTKEHKVGDVIKGKVATITNFGAFVNLGSVDGLLHNEDAFWDKSKKCADEFKVGDSIEVKIDKIDTTNEKISLNRRYLVESPSEQFAKKYAIDDEISGQVIDIKDFGVFIKVENENIDALIRNEDLGNIARDSIKVGDTIKGALVQVDRKANRVRLSVRRLQKKKERQELNDYNSDEKVTLGDTLGDKFKNLGKK, from the coding sequence ATTAGTCCAGAAAAAATCGATGAAATGTTTCCAAATGAAGGAGAAGATTTTGCAACAATGTTAAGCCGTTCAGAACAATCTGAAGATAATGTTTTGAGAGAAGGAAAAATCGTAAAGATTGATGATGAAAGCGTTATGATTGATGTGCAAGACAAAAAAGAAGGTCGCATGAGTATCGATGAGATAAAAGATTCTAATGGGAATCTTTTGTTTAAGCAAGGCGATAGCATTCTTGTGCATGTGTCAAAAAAAGGTGGTCTTAGAGTATCTTACAAAAAAGCCATTAAGTATGAAAAAGTTGTAAATGAGATCAAGGCTCTTGGCACTGATTATAAGGATAAAGTGGTAGAGGGTGTAATACGAGGGAAAAATAAAGGTGGCTATATTGTAGAATCTGCAAATGGTGTTGAATATTTCATGCCAAGGCATTATTCAGCTCTAAGCCGTGATAAAGATGATTCTAAAGTGGTTGGAAAGCCCATAAAAGCTTGTATAGTTGATATACGACCAAATGGCAACTCCATTGTAATTTCAAGAAAGCGTTATCTTGACACACATACTGCCGCACAAAAAGAGAATGCAAAAAAGATTCTTGATAGCGGTTTGGCTTATGAAGGTGTTGTAAAAAATGTTACAAAATTTGGTTTATTTGTTGAAATAGGTTCTGTTGATGGACTCGTGCATTTTACAGAGATTAGTCATAGGGGACCTGTGAATCCTGAAAAGCACTATAAAGTCGGCGATAAGGTGCAAGTAAAACCACTTGAATATAATGAAGAGAAAAATAGACTATCACTTTCTATACGTGCTCTTTTTGATGACCCATGGAAAGAGATTAAAGATGAGATTAAAGTTGGCTATGTTATACGCGTTACGGTAAGTAATATTGAAGATTATGGTGCGTTTGTAGATTTAGGCAATGATGTTGAGGGCTTTTTACATATCTCTGAAATGTCGTGGGATAAGAACATTAAACAACCTAGCGATTGCTTAAAAGTAGGCGAAGAGATTAATGTTGAGGTTATAGAGATTGACCCTGATAATAGACGCTTACGAGTAAGTTTAAAGAAGCTACAAGATAAACCTTTTGTGCGATTTACAAAAGAGCATAAGGTAGGCGATGTGATAAAAGGTAAGGTTGCGACTATTACAAATTTTGGTGCGTTTGTGAATCTTGGCTCTGTTGATGGACTATTACATAATGAAGACGCATTTTGGGATAAGTCTAAGAAATGTGCCGATGAGTTTAAGGTTGGAGATTCTATTGAAGTAAAAATTGATAAGATTGATACTACCAATGAGAAAATTTCACTTAATAGACGCTATCTTGTAGAATCGCCTAGTGAGCAGTTTGCAAAAAAATACGCTATTGATGATGAGATTTCTGGGCAGGTTATTGATATTAAAGACTTTGGTGTATTTATCAAGGTAGAGAATGAAAATATTGACGCACTTATTCGCAATGAAGATTTAGGCAATATTGCTAGAGACAGCATTAAGGTGGGCGATACTATCAAGGGAGCATTAGTGCAGGTTGATAGAAAGGCAAATCGTGTGCGGTTATCTGTGCGTAGATTACAAAAGAAAAAAGAGCGTCAAGAATTAAATGATTATAATTCTGATGAGAAGGTTACATTAGGCGATACATTAGGCGATAAGTTTAAGAATCTCGGTAAAAAATAA
- a CDS encoding S24 family peptidase, whose translation MKLFVMRDMSYSHASGLSPSNSLVSLSQNNTQSNDSVKIPVYDEVYASAGQGFINDKHITRHIELDKDFLRSYFGLTSFLDLSIITARVDSMLPAVPENCQIIVQKGTPRGGQICATRTDELYVKRLQKCPKYKLISEL comes from the coding sequence GTGAAATTATTTGTTATGAGAGATATGTCTTATAGTCATGCCTCTGGGTTGTCTCCCAGTAATTCGTTAGTGTCTCTCAGTCAAAACAACACTCAATCAAATGATTCTGTAAAAATTCCAGTATATGATGAAGTCTATGCAAGTGCAGGGCAAGGCTTTATAAACGATAAGCATATCACGCGACACATAGAGCTAGACAAGGACTTTTTACGCTCATATTTTGGGCTTACTTCATTCCTAGATCTATCCATTATCACAGCCAGAGTGGACTCCATGCTACCAGCCGTGCCTGAAAACTGCCAGATTATCGTGCAGAAAGGCACACCACGAGGGGGACAAATATGTGCTACCCGCACAGATGAACTCTATGTAAAAAGATTGCAAAAATGCCCCAAATATAAGCTTATAAGCGAGTTATGA
- a CDS encoding pyridoxal phosphate-dependent aminotransferase, protein MKANSFIQNLKPYIPIAHKVWEISKKEEILKLDWNESSMPPSPKVLTALQQAILNDNLHWYPNTHNAELLALLSKYANVPSECIEIFASSDCSHEFILQVFGSVGDNVCIVAPTYDNFRSRADGIGLQSVFFHTDEKGNIDFNLLDNFLANTQPKIVYLCNPNNPTGTLHDILNLELLITKYGDILFIIDEAYYEFCGKSVAYLLPTMQNLIITRTFSKAFGLASFRIGYCLSSAQNIAALNLLRNAKNITHLSQVAAIAAIKDKEYMESYVKEVILAREFFINALDSMREFKLYPSNANFVFIQHRDINGLKMFLEKRNIFIRDYSHIVDKHCRISIGTREQMQCVVREIKRFCNE, encoded by the coding sequence ATGAAGGCAAATAGTTTTATACAAAATCTTAAGCCCTATATCCCTATCGCACATAAGGTATGGGAGATTTCAAAAAAAGAAGAGATTCTAAAGCTTGATTGGAATGAATCTAGTATGCCGCCATCGCCAAAAGTCCTAACCGCCTTGCAACAAGCCATTTTAAATGATAACTTGCACTGGTATCCAAATACGCACAATGCAGAGTTATTAGCCCTTTTGAGTAAGTATGCAAATGTGCCAAGTGAATGTATAGAGATTTTTGCAAGCTCTGATTGTTCGCACGAGTTTATTTTGCAAGTCTTTGGGAGTGTTGGCGATAATGTGTGTATTGTTGCACCAACTTATGATAATTTCCGCTCAAGGGCTGATGGCATAGGGCTTCAAAGTGTATTTTTTCACACAGATGAAAAGGGCAATATTGATTTTAATTTGCTTGATAATTTTCTTGCAAATACACAACCAAAAATCGTGTATCTATGTAATCCCAACAATCCAACTGGCACATTGCACGATATATTGAATCTAGAATTACTTATCACAAAATATGGCGATATTCTGTTTATTATAGATGAGGCGTATTATGAGTTTTGTGGTAAAAGTGTGGCGTATTTGTTGCCAACAATGCAGAACCTTATCATCACAAGGACTTTTTCAAAGGCATTTGGCTTAGCATCATTTCGTATAGGCTATTGCTTAAGTTCTGCGCAAAACATTGCTGCATTAAATTTACTTCGTAATGCAAAAAATATTACTCATCTCTCACAAGTAGCAGCTATTGCAGCAATAAAAGATAAAGAATATATGGAATCTTATGTAAAAGAGGTCATATTGGCAAGAGAGTTTTTTATAAATGCGTTAGATTCTATGCGAGAGTTTAAACTTTATCCATCAAATGCTAATTTTGTTTTTATTCAGCATAGGGATATAAATGGATTAAAAATGTTTTTAGAAAAAAGGAATATTTTTATACGAGATTATTCGCATATTGTAGATAAGCATTGTCGTATTAGCATAGGCACAAGAGAGCAAATGCAGTGTGTTGTTAGAGAAATAAAGAGATTTTGCAATGAGTGA
- a CDS encoding ATP-grasp fold amidoligase family protein, with protein MGLRKLIRKTSWYKNYQAKKESKMSDEEYFIYRHKKIFGYTPDFKNPQTFNEKIIHRILFDRNPIYTALADKLKARIYIATILKDFNANNTLDSNKDANTLVSHTNHITHITTGGGGKYSLNQNNTDLQNNPTLNTTTSITPQTQNKEYCNPNQNNTESSNKTSQATQHKENESINSTSICHTEPLGEVSKTLESKQDLSKDISCLHTRTSEALAHTCKYDKNLDSKNYTLNPAAHPNSAQNLEPTPTEHANKTTNSSSCSVALETLADLGGRSYLSDMTIHHNSANRPNCIDKGVNLENLEPTQNTPQNPIPNQATQNLSSLLTKDSLLFKPIDTLTQELFNTNSCSYLPKLYGIYKSVNEIDFSKLPQSFVLKTNHDCGGVVLVKDKDTFLKDSKSFNEAITKLTNHLNTNFYTLYREWHYKDIEPRIFAEEMLLDGTKDPDTYKFHIFQGLEDHYIQLTADRFTNYKRTILDKDWQLAPFGFLYDNTNNPIPPKPSELEHLKRLAFMLSQMFDYVRVDLYYMPFAKGQKIVVGELTFTHACGTERLVPESWDKKLGDMWKHTSYNRGSDEGK; from the coding sequence ATGGGATTACGAAAACTTATAAGAAAAACTTCTTGGTATAAAAACTATCAAGCAAAGAAAGAATCAAAAATGAGTGATGAAGAATACTTCATATACAGACATAAAAAAATCTTTGGCTATACACCAGATTTTAAAAATCCACAAACCTTTAATGAAAAAATCATTCATAGAATCTTATTTGATAGAAATCCAATATATACAGCCCTAGCAGATAAACTCAAAGCTAGAATCTATATAGCAACAATATTAAAAGACTTTAATGCTAACAATACACTAGACTCTAACAAAGATGCTAATACTCTAGTTTCTCATACAAATCATATAACTCATATAACTACGGGGGGGGGGGGCAAATATAGCCTAAATCAAAACAACACAGATTTACAAAATAATCCTACTTTAAACACAACAACTTCTATTACCCCACAAACACAAAATAAAGAATATTGCAATCCAAATCAAAATAACACAGAATCTAGCAATAAAACTTCACAAGCAACACAACATAAAGAAAATGAAAGTATAAATTCTACTTCCATTTGTCATACTGAACCTTTAGGTGAAGTATCTAAAACTTTAGAATCCAAACAAGATTTAAGCAAAGATATTTCGTGCTTACACACTCGCACGAGCGAAGCTCTTGCCCACACTTGCAAATATGACAAGAATCTAGATTCTAAAAATTATACCCTAAACCCCGCAGCCCACCCAAATTCAGCACAGAATCTAGAACCCACACCAACAGAGCACGCAAACAAAACTACAAATTCTAGCAGTTGTTCTGTGGCTTTGGAGACTTTGGCTGACTTAGGGGGTAGGAGTTATCTAAGCGATATGACTATCCATCACAATTCAGCCAATCGCCCAAATTGCATAGACAAGGGAGTAAATTTAGAGAATCTAGAACCCACACAAAACACACCACAAAATCCTATACCTAACCAAGCAACACAGAATCTAAGCTCACTTCTTACTAAAGATTCCTTGCTTTTTAAGCCAATAGACACACTCACACAAGAACTCTTTAATACAAACTCTTGCTCCTACTTACCAAAACTCTATGGAATCTATAAAAGTGTTAATGAGATTGATTTCTCTAAACTTCCACAAAGCTTTGTATTAAAGACAAATCACGATTGTGGTGGTGTAGTCTTAGTGAAAGATAAAGACACTTTTTTAAAAGATTCTAAAAGCTTTAATGAAGCTATAACTAAACTCACAAATCATTTAAACACAAATTTTTACACACTTTATAGAGAATGGCATTATAAAGATATAGAGCCTAGAATCTTTGCGGAGGAGATGTTGTTAGATGGGACAAAAGATCCAGATACCTATAAATTTCATATTTTTCAAGGTTTAGAAGATCATTATATCCAGCTTACTGCCGATAGATTCACAAATTATAAACGCACGATTTTAGATAAAGATTGGCAGCTTGCCCCATTTGGTTTTCTTTATGATAATACAAATAATCCCATTCCGCCAAAGCCTAGTGAGTTAGAGCATCTTAAAAGACTAGCCTTTATGCTTTCCCAAATGTTTGATTATGTGCGTGTGGATTTATACTATATGCCATTTGCTAAGGGGCAAAAAATCGTTGTGGGGGAGCTAACTTTTACGCACGCTTGTGGGACAGAAAGGCTTGTCCCAGAATCTTGGGATAAAAAACTAGGTGATATGTGGAAGCACACTTCATATAATAGGGGGAGTGATGAAGGCAAATAG
- a CDS encoding BspA family leucine-rich repeat surface protein, translating into MMTREIERFMLEAKEYFKDRICINLYSIAIKILLCVMLWVCVGNAADSTQRSLYQEQYYTFPDESTEAMLLQKTKALIPRFLHSQPESYIFAKDFSQEQKQWYKEVLHLLDDGRFEVEKNDVKKGLNALSLACERGLEVACLEKIKTQYKFIEYARIYAKTAREDSAPRVFEDKEYIKHLNKLQARCMAKKAHIDSGFSCVALNKFFREKDFERFNDTYKDLVKEVEKLQPSGLPQFSVRTYLNTRACELGEPTGCVRLYYSFMDLKKSEHKVIADNNDVLAAIFEQRIDTMTAQLFQSACLQGFGLYCAMFADEFYGARTWFKFAIMGISNYYDNSQQKASQKKVCEFLQNGCLLQSANACYYTTAYQCSQADVGKSKKPKSKKGLPYFPQNRDELVELINDKRVNLAKIDTSAITDMSFLFANHLRNQYYPVYDDPEGRGSWGKDWLPGELCEGYQDHREVFLMDWLYDDWLYYEGKINEIRRNNFKQWDIIMFQCYKENGGKRKNLAGIESWDTSNVKDMRFMFYRREDFNLDITKWDTSSLKYNAGMAYKAKELEKIMEQNAEKWDKNGVIDHQQVIIDEPNY; encoded by the coding sequence ATGATGACACGAGAAATTGAACGCTTTATGCTTGAGGCAAAGGAATATTTTAAGGATAGAATTTGTATCAATCTTTACTCTATCGCTATAAAAATCTTGCTCTGTGTGATGCTATGGGTCTGTGTGGGGAATGCAGCAGATTCTACACAAAGAAGCTTATACCAAGAACAATATTATACTTTTCCAGATGAAAGCACAGAAGCTATGCTTTTACAAAAAACAAAAGCTCTTATCCCAAGATTTTTGCACTCCCAGCCAGAATCTTATATCTTTGCCAAAGATTTTAGCCAAGAGCAAAAGCAATGGTATAAGGAAGTTTTGCATCTGCTTGATGATGGGAGATTTGAGGTAGAAAAAAATGATGTTAAAAAGGGCTTAAATGCACTTAGTTTAGCGTGTGAAAGGGGCTTAGAGGTGGCTTGCCTTGAGAAAATTAAGACACAATATAAGTTTATTGAATATGCAAGAATCTATGCAAAGACGGCAAGAGAGGATTCAGCTCCAAGGGTATTTGAAGATAAGGAATATATAAAACATCTCAACAAGTTACAGGCTCGTTGTATGGCTAAAAAAGCACATATAGATAGCGGCTTTTCTTGTGTGGCTTTAAATAAGTTTTTTAGAGAAAAGGACTTTGAGCGATTTAATGATACCTATAAAGACTTAGTCAAAGAGGTTGAAAAACTTCAGCCCTCTGGTTTGCCGCAATTTAGTGTGCGGACATATCTTAATACTAGGGCTTGTGAGCTAGGTGAGCCTACGGGCTGTGTGAGATTGTATTATAGCTTTATGGATTTGAAAAAGAGTGAGCATAAAGTTATTGCAGATAATAACGATGTGTTGGCTGCGATTTTTGAGCAACGCATAGATACGATGACGGCACAACTTTTTCAAAGTGCTTGTTTGCAGGGATTTGGGCTATATTGTGCGATGTTTGCAGATGAGTTTTACGGAGCAAGGACTTGGTTTAAGTTTGCGATAATGGGGATTAGCAACTACTATGATAATTCACAGCAAAAAGCCTCACAGAAAAAAGTCTGTGAGTTTTTGCAGAATGGTTGTTTGCTACAAAGTGCAAATGCCTGTTATTACACTACTGCCTATCAATGTAGTCAAGCAGATGTAGGCAAATCTAAAAAGCCAAAATCAAAAAAGGGACTACCCTACTTTCCGCAAAATAGAGATGAGCTTGTGGAGCTTATCAATGATAAACGCGTAAATCTCGCAAAGATTGACACCAGTGCCATTACAGATATGAGCTTTTTATTTGCAAATCACTTGAGAAATCAATACTATCCTGTATATGATGATCCTGAAGGTAGGGGTAGCTGGGGGAAAGACTGGCTACCCGGCGAGTTGTGTGAAGGGTATCAAGATCATCGGGAAGTTTTTCTTATGGATTGGCTATATGATGATTGGCTATATTATGAAGGGAAAATAAATGAGATTCGGCGTAACAATTTTAAGCAATGGGATATTATAATGTTTCAATGCTACAAAGAAAATGGCGGTAAAAGAAAAAATCTAGCAGGTATAGAATCTTGGGATACAAGTAATGTTAAGGATATGAGGTTTATGTTTTATCGGCGTGAAGATTTTAACCTAGATATTACCAAGTGGGATACAAGTAGCTTAAAATATAATGCAGGTATGGCTTATAAAGCCAAAGAGCTAGAAAAGATTATGGAACAAAATGCAGAGAAATGGGACAAAAATGGGGTGATAGACCACCAACAAGTCATCATAGATGAACCCAACTATTAA